The nucleotide window AGCAGCAGCCTTCAACTGCTCTTTCAGATGTTGTGGCaactttttcttctttcttttccTAACTTTACCTTCACTCACACTCTCCCCTTTactcttattattattaactggtcctttcttcttcttctttttacaGGACAGAGGATTAGGATTATGCTGTTTCTTCTTTCTAATAGGAATTTTCCGTTCCTCAACTTTTTCTTCTACTCCAAGGACTTTTTTCATAGTTTGCAATGCCTCATTTTGAGTTTCagtgataaataaattaggGTTCCCTTCCAAGCTTTGGCCTGCTTTAGCATTGCTTGCCGGTGAAGGCTTTTCTAGTGTCGGAGATTTGTTATGGAGGTACAGAAGTGGAACACCAGCTCTTTCTCTCATTTTGTCCTGTAAGTCCCTGTCCTGTGTTGCCAGTATGTAGTGCTTGTCATTCTTCCGACCTACCATAGACAATATACAGTTAGAACCTCCAATAGGCTCCTTATGATTACATTCATGTATGCCAAATTGCTTCAATATAGTTAGGGCTCCATGGGtcttttttgcaattttctcTGTTTCTATTATTATACATCTTGTGGTCAATAATTTAGCTTGTGAGTTCAAATATTTTGGGATTTGTtctcttatgtttatttgttcctGGAAAAAGATGAAAGAATACTTATACGTTAGCTTATACCTACAGACCTACTTTTCTATACACAGGTAAGTGAAAAAGTGCCAACACTCTATCGAAGCAATCATTTTTTTGCATCTTccatgtaacaaaataaaatcaaacagaaaattttatattttgaattttttca belongs to Helicoverpa armigera isolate CAAS_96S chromosome 6, ASM3070526v1, whole genome shotgun sequence and includes:
- the LOC110381203 gene encoding rRNA-processing protein UTP23 homolog gives rise to the protein MKITRYKKVQKYLKFYYNNFGFHQPYQVLLDGTFCFAAFKEQINIREQIPKYLNSQAKLLTTRCIIIETEKIAKKTHGALTILKQFGIHECNHKEPIGGSNCILSMVGRKNDKHYILATQDRDLQDKMRERAGVPLLYLHNKSPTLEKPSPASNAKAGQSLEGNPNLFITETQNEALQTMKKVLGVEEKVEERKIPIRKKKQHNPNPLSCKKKKKKGPVNNNKSKGESVSEGKVRKRKKKKLPQHLKEQLKAAATSS